From one Lolium rigidum isolate FL_2022 chromosome 4, APGP_CSIRO_Lrig_0.1, whole genome shotgun sequence genomic stretch:
- the LOC124648000 gene encoding RING-H2 finger protein ATL74-like, producing the protein MGRPDTDAPPSSVAAGRAVHGHAHGGGRVDAAPAPAASDSAFDTNVVIILAALFFALLCVIGLNSLARCALRCGGRGGAAAAEGDGVASTRAARRGGGGGIKRRVLRSLPVEVYGGGGEGIDDVCAICLGEFVDGEKVRVLPRCGHGFHVRCVDAWLVSHGSCPTCRRLVIEGAPAKGDGCGRSRRPAETDTIGVDIV; encoded by the coding sequence ATGGGTCGTCCTGACACGGACGCGCCGCCGTCGAGCGTCGCCGCGGGGCGGGCCGTCCACGGCCACGCCCACGGAGGCGGCAGAGTTgacgcggcgccggcgccggcggcgagcgaCTCAGCGTTCGACACCAACGTGGTGATCATCCTCGCGGCGCTCTTCTTCGCGCTGCTATGTGTCATCGGGCTCAACTCGCTGGCGCGGTGCGCGCTCCGGTGCGGTGGCCGCGGGGGAGCCGCGGCCGCTGAAGGCGACGGTGTGGCGTCGACGAGGGCGgcccgccgcggcggcggaggcggcatcAAGAGGCGCGTGCTGAGGAGCCTCCCCGTCGAGGTGTACGGCGGAGGAGGGGAGGGCATCGACGACGTGTGCGCCATCTGCCTCGGCGAGTTCGTGGACGGCGAGAAGGTGCGCGTGCTGCCGCGGTGCGGCCACGGGTTCCACGTCCGGTGCGTCGACGCCTGGCTCGTCTCCCACGGCTCATGCCCGACGTGCCGGCGGCTGGTGATCGAGGGCGCGCCCGCGAAGGGCGACGGTTGCGGCCGGAGCCGGCGTCCCGCGGAGACCGACACCATCGGCGTGGACATCGTGTGA